In the genome of Brachypodium distachyon strain Bd21 chromosome 3, Brachypodium_distachyon_v3.0, whole genome shotgun sequence, the window AGAACGCGCAAACCTGTCAGATGCATCAACCTTCTATAATCTGGCAGATTTCCACTCATACCGTTGTTTGGAAGGTACAATTCTTGCAACCTACTGGATGAACATCTTTGCGGCAGGCTCTCCAGCATCTCGCCAATGTCCACACCATCCGCGAGGCTGGAATCAAGATCCAGGTACCTCAGATTGCAGAGGTTCTTCAAGCTTCTTGGCATGGTGGCCATGTTCCCGTTGTAGGAGAAATCAAGAATCTCAAGGGACACCATGGCGTCAAGAGAATCAGGGAGCTGACCGTACAGCAGGGTGCCCATGAGGTTGAGAGAAGTGAGGCTTGTCAAGTTCCAGAACCAGGAGGGTGCAGCAGGGTGCTCGAGCTGGTTCATGGAGAGGTCGAGCTCCTCAAGGTTTGTGAAGTTGCGGAAGAGCAGCGGAGGGTTCGACTGATGCACGCTGGCAGGAAGCGAGCATGAAGAGAGGCGGAGGGTTCTCAGAGCAGGGAGCATGTTCACCGCACGATGCCAGTCCCGTGCTCTGCTCAGATCAACCGAGCTCAAGCTAAGGTGCTGCAGCAATGGTAGCCGCTCCAGCCACGAGAGGTCAGACGAGCGCATGAGCCGCGCGTCGAAGTCGCTGGAAAGGTCGAGGGTGTGCAGCCTCGAGAGGTTGCCGATTTGCGGGGGTACCTCGCCGGAGAAGTAGATGCCAGACAGGTTGAGGTAGCGCAGGCTCCTGAGGCCGCCCAAGAACGCCGGCAGAGCGCAGCCGGCAGCGTCGGGGGAGCCTTCCAGATAGTTCCGGCTAAGGTCAAGGTGCCGGAGacgcgagagggagaggagcgaGGGGCTTATCCGGCCGACGAGCGCCGTTCCCGCGTAGTACCCGCGATCGTCGAGCTCGGGTCCCGGTGGCACGTTCCGGAGGCGGAGCGCCAACACGTGCCCGGTGTTGTTGCTGCACCGGATGCCTCGCCACCGGCAGCAGTCTTCTTGGCCTCCTCGCTGCCAAGAGGCCACGACGCCCCCTGGGTCGCTGCTGATGCCGTCCTTGAAGGCCAGCAGCGCGTCCCGCTCCTCGGGCAAGCagctcgccgccaccggcaggGCGTGCGCGGCCCGGGACAGAGTGGCAACGAGGATGAGCAAGAATCTGGCAAAAGCAGGGTGCATGGAAGTGGACGCCATGGTGACCGGCGGAAGATGATCGTGTTGGAAACGGTACGCAGCTGTGAAGATAGCGAGCGACCAGTTTCATAGTCCCGTGGCTGTCAATGCGATGCGACTGCTGGTTGACTTGGAGTCTTGGAACCAGCATCACACGCCATGGAAGAAAAGGCCAAACCAATCGGTGCCGTCCTCGTACCACCGGTAAGTAGTCCTCGTTACTGTGAGTGACCCGTGCAGTGGCATCATTTGGCTCTGGTTTCATTCGGAAATCGGGAATGATGTGAGGGAGAAGAAACTTTTGCTCGAACCTGCAATGGAGCTCTCTTGTCGTTGTCGGTTTGAACGTTGACCTGCCCCGCGTGGCGTCGCTTTGCCATGCTCTGATTCCATGTTCAAACTAGAAGACATCAGGCCGCACCAATTGATTTCTCATAGCAAGGAAGAACCTAAATCTCTCTGCAAAATCATCAAGCTACATAGGCATTGATTCTCAGTAATCATAGGCAAATTGCTGACATCTTGTTAGGCATTGATTCTCAGTTATCCGTATTGTTAGTAGCCTGAGTAGACTCAAGACTCAGCATTTACCAACTTGTGAACATTAGGGAAAAGCAAAATCAGCTAGATTACTGAACCAGCACCGGAAACTCAACAAGCTCAATGCAGTACATTAATATTTCCAAACCTTTATTCGTCTCGAGTACTGACTGAAACTTGAAATTTGACAACAGATACATCAGCTTCGTGCTGATTAAGTGATCAAAATCTGAGTGTGTTTAAACGACATAACGATGTACCAAAGAAAAACATGCGCACATGAGAGCTTCCCTACAGAGCAAACGCAAGTGTAAGTTCATCTGATAATTTAGTAATTTACACGGAGACGGATACTATCACTGATTCTTCACTGTCGAACAAGAACCAGGACCTTCGATTTCACGGACTTCACTCAGTCTTCATTAAGGCTCGGTATGATCCACGACGGCGCCTCCCCGCGCTGAGACATCTTGAGCTTGTTCAGCTGACAGGCAAGCTTCTTAGAGCACCGGCTCTCCAGACTGAACGCTGACAAACTGTACTTCACCGTGCTGGAACGCCTGTCATTCACCTCCTTGGTGTCCACCGAGTAGACTGTGTTGCTCTCAAGATTCCTGAATCCAGCCGTCCCAACAACGAACCCGTGGAAGGAATCGACAAACAGTGCCCGCTCGCCGATGCTAGTGAGCTCCTCCCAGTCTGCACCGGGGGTTCTGTGGCTCACGTGGAATGCCTTGGTGAAGTCCACATCGTCACCAAAAATGTACATCCACTTGGACTTGACGAGAAGGATGAGCTCGTCACCAGCGACCACGACGCGCGCCTCGGTAGGGAGATCGACATGGGGCGCCGGGACGACGGCCTGGACGGCGAGGGTGATGGCGTCGACAATGGTGGTGCGGCACACGTCCTCCTCGAAGACGAAGAAATCGCCAAGGGCGTAGTTGATGCTGCTGACGTTGCAGTCGGCCATGGCGGGGATCGGCGCCCAGGATTCGGCGATAGGGTCGAGGGCGCAGAACAGGACGCCCTCGCCGCAGGACACCATGACCCCGTGCGGCGACATGTCCCAGGCCAGGTCATCGGTCTCGGCGAAGAAGCCGGGGAGCGGCGGAAGTGGGCGGGCGGCGCCCGTGAAGGGGTGGAGGAGGGACGCCGCGAGATCGGTGGGGTCGATGGCGAGGATCCAGCCGTGCGGGGAGGCgtagaggcggcggcggcggtggtgggcgGGGACAGGCAGCCGGAGGTCCGGGTAGAGGCGGTCCTCCCTGGGGCAGAA includes:
- the LOC100842772 gene encoding uncharacterized protein LOC100842772, yielding MAATGWADLQPELLRIVTGGITELADIARFRSVCTTWRDASVEAAAAPPPQPPWLVLPSSPSRLFFCPREDRLYPDLRLPVPAHHRRRRLYASPHGWILAIDPTDLAASLLHPFTGAARPLPPLPGFFAETDDLAWDMSPHGVMVSCGEGVLFCALDPIAESWAPIPAMADCNVSSINYALGDFFVFEEDVCRTTIVDAITLAVQAVVPAPHVDLPTEARVVVAGDELILLVKSKWMYIFGDDVDFTKAFHVSHRTPGADWEELTSIGERALFVDSFHGFVVGTAGFRNLESNTVYSVDTKEVNDRRSSTVKYSLSAFSLESRCSKKLACQLNKLKMSQRGEAPSWIIPSLNED